A DNA window from Nycticebus coucang isolate mNycCou1 chromosome 1, mNycCou1.pri, whole genome shotgun sequence contains the following coding sequences:
- the CDH6 gene encoding cadherin-6, with protein MRTYRYFLLLFWVGQPYPTSSTPLSKRTSGFPAKKRALELSGNSKNELNRSKRSWMWNQFFLLEEYTGSDYQYVGKLHSDQDRGDGSLKYILSGDGAGDLFIINENTGDIQATKRLDREEKPVYILRAQAINRRTGRPVEPESEFIIKIHDINDNEPIFTKEVYTATVPEMSDVGTFVVQVTATDADDPTYGNSAKVVYSILQGQPYFSVESETGIIKTALLNMDRENREQYQVVIQAKDMGGQMGGLSGTTTVNISLTDVNDNPPRFPQSTYQFKTPESSPPGTPIGRIKASDADVGENAEIEYSITDGEGLDMFDVITDQETQEGIITIKKFLDFEKKKVYTLKVEASNPHVEPRFLYLGPFKDSATVRIVVEDVDEPPVFSKLAYVLQIREDAQINTTIGSVTAQDPDASRNPVKYSVDRHTDMDRIFNIDSGNGSIFTSKLLDRETLLWHNITVIATEINNPKQSSRVPLYIKVLDVNDNAPEFAEFYETFVCEKAKADQLIQTLRAVDKDDPYSGHQFSFSLAPEAASGSNFTIRDNKDNTAGILTRKNGYNRHEMSTYLLPVVISDNDYPVQSSTGTVTVRVCACDPHGNMQSCHAEALIHPTGLSTGALVAILLCIVILLVTVVLFAALRRQRKKEPLIISKEDIRDNIVSYNDEGGGEEDTQAFDIGTLRNPEAMEDSQSRRDIVPEALFLPRRTAAARDNTDVRDFINQRLQENDADPTAPPYDSLATYAYEGAGSVAGSLSSLGSATTEGDQDYDYLSDWGPRFKKLADMYGGADSDKDS; from the exons TTACATTCAGACCAGGATAGAGGAGATGGATCACTTAAATATATCCTTTCAGGAGATGGAGCAGGCGATCTCTTCATTATCAATGAAAACACAGGCGACATACAGGCCACTAAGAGGCTGGACAGGGAAGAAAAACCTGTTTACATCCTTCGAGCTCAAGCTATAAACAGAAGAACAGGAAGACCTGTGGAGCCCGAGTCTGAATTCATCATCAAAATCCATGATATCAACGACAATGAGCCAATATTCACCAAGGAGGTTTACACCGCGACGGTGCCTGAGATGTCTGATGTTG GTACATTTGTTGTCCAAGTCACTGCGACTGACGCTGATGATCCGACATATGGGAACAGCGCTAAAGTCGTCTACAGTATTCTACAGGGACAGCCCTATTTTTCAGTTGAATCAGAAACAG GTATCATCAAGACAGCCTTACTCAACATGGACCGAGAAAACAGGGAGCAGTACCAAGTGGTGATCCAAGCCAAGGACATGGGCGGCCAGATGGGAGGATTATCTGGGACCACCACCGTGAACATCTCGCTGACAGACGTCAATGACAACCCTCCTCGCTTCCCCCAGA GTACCTACCAGTTTAAAACTCCAGAATCTTCTCCACCGGGTACACCAATTGGCAGGATCAAAGCCAGCGACGCTGACGTGGGAGAAAACGCCGAAATTGAGTACAGCATCACAGACGGTGAGGGGCTGGATATGTTTGACGTCATCACGGACCAGGAAACCCAAGAAGGGATTATAACTATCAAAAAG TTCTTGGACTTCGAAAAGAAGAAAGTATATACTCTCAAAGTGGAAGCATCCAATCCTCACGTTGAGCCACGATTTCTCTATCTGGGACCCTTCAAAGATTCCGCCACGGTTAGAATCGTGGTGGAGGACGTGGATGAGCCTCCTGTCTTCAGCAAACTGGCCTATGTCCTACAAATAAGGGAAGATGCTCAGATCAACACCACAATAGGCTCAGTCACAGCCCAAGATCCAGATGCCTCCAGGAATCCCGTCAA GTATTCGGTTGATCGCCACACAGATATGGATCGGATATTCAACATTGATTCTGGAAATGGTTCGATTTTTACATCAAAACTTCTTGACCGAGAAACACTGCTGTGGCACAACATTACCGTGATAGCAACAGAGATCA ACAATCCGAAGCAAAGCAGCCGAGTACCTCTATATATTAAAGTTCTAGATGTCAATGACAATGCCCCAGAATTTGCTGAGTTCTATGAAACTTTCGTCTGTGAAAAAGCAAAAGCAGATCAG CTGATTCAGACCCTGCGTGCAGTTGACAAGGATGACCCTTACAGTGGGCACCAATTCTCATTCTCTTTGGCCCCTGAAGCAGCCAGTGGCTCAAACTTTACCATTCGAGACAACAAAG ACAACACAGCGGGAATCTTAACTCGGAAAAATGGCTATAATAGACACGAGATGAGCACCTACCTCCTGCCTGTGGTCATTTCGGACAACGACTACCCAGTTCAAAGCAGCACTGGGACAGTGACTGTCCGGGTGTGTGCATGTGACCCCCACGGGAACATGCAGTCGTGCCATGCCGAGGCGCTCATCCACCCCACGGGACTGAGCACGGGGGCTCTGGTTGCCATCCTTCTGTGCATCGTGATCCTACTAG TGACGGTGGTGCTGTTCGCAGCTCTGAGGCGGCAGCGGAAGAAAGAGCCCTTGATCATCTCCAAAGAGGACATCCGGGACAACATCGTCAGCTACAACGACGAGGGGGGCGGCGAGGAGGACACGCAGGCCTTCGACATCGGCACCCTGAGGAACCCCGAAGCCATGGAGGACAGCCAGTCGCGGAGGGACATCGTGCCCGAGGCGCTTTTTCTGCCCCGGCGGACTGCCGCCGCTCGCGACAACACGGACGTCAGAGATTTCATTAACCAAAGGTTGCAGGAGAACGACGCGGACCCCACGGCGCCGCCCTACGACTCGCTGGCCACCTACGCCTACGAGGGCGCGGGCTCGGTGGCGGGTTCGCTGAGCTCGCTCGGCTCGGCCACCACGGAGGGCGACCAGGACTACGACTACCTGAGCGACTGGGGCCCTCGCTTCAAGAAGCTGGCGGACATGTACGGGGGCGCCGACAGCGACAAGGACTCCTAA